The proteins below come from a single Camarhynchus parvulus chromosome 29, STF_HiC, whole genome shotgun sequence genomic window:
- the LOC115914552 gene encoding keratin, type II cytoskeletal 6A-like — translation MSRQCTVRSQARRNFSAASAFIPNASSSSLCLRPALQAGSCGATTAYGRFTGGFGSRSLYNLGECQRISIAGRGGVPYGPAGFGAGTGISCGFGGAAAGPFAFGGAAAGPFGFGGGPGFPAVPVGGIHEVSVNQSLLKPLNLQIDPHIQSIRKNEKDQIQTLNNKFASFIDKVRFLEQQNKVLETKWALLQEQGNKTVRKNIEPLFETYLNNLRRHLSSLTTDKENLRGELSKMQTIAEDFKNKYEDELNKRTDVEIEFVTLKKKADTAYLDKAELQARLDSLMEEIDFLRALYEAELSQIQSQISDTSVILTMDNNRSLDMEGIIAEVKAQYEDIANRSRAEAESWYQSRYEELQATAGRHGDDLRNTKQEISELNRHIQRLRSEIDSVKKQVTGLQTAINDAEHRGELAIKDAKDKLEDLETALQKAKTDLARQLREYQELMNVKLALDIEIVTYRKLLEGEECRLSGEGAGSVNISVTRSTSGTGYGGMNCLSSSGGPGGVVCSGMGIGSISGSGYGTGGSCMVGGSSSSFKSISTGSSTRGYY, via the exons ATGTCCCGCCAGTGCACCGTGAGGAGCCAGGCCAGAAGGAACTTCAGCGCTGCTTCTGCCTTCATCCCaaatgccagcagctccagcctctgcctgcGCCCTGCACTCcaagctgggagctgtggggccaCCACTGCCTATGGAAGGTTCACTGGAGGCTTTGGAAGCAGGAGCCTCTACAACCTTGGTGAATGCCAAAGGATCTCCATAGCTGGAAGAGGTGGTGTCCCCTACGGACCCGCAGGTTttggtgctggcactgggatcTCCTGTGGGTTTGGTGGGGCAGCTGCTGGTCCTTTTGCGTTTGGTGGGGCAGCTGCTGGTCCTTTTGGGTTTGGTGGTGGCCCTGGattccctgctgtcccagttGGGGGCATCCATGAAGTGTCAGTCAACCAGAGCCTTCTGAAGCCACTCAACCTGCAGATTGACCCCCACATCCAGAGTATCCGCAAGAATGAGAAGGATCAGATTCAAACCCTCAACAATAAATTTGCCTCCTTCATCGACAAG GTCCGATTCCTTGAACAACAAAACAAGGTCCTGGAGACCAAGTGGGCCCTTCTGCAAGAACAGGGGAACAAAACAGTGAGAAAGAACATTGAGCCCCTCTTTGAGACCTACCTGAACAACCTCAGGAGGCACCTGAGCAGCCTAACGACAGACAAGGAGAACCTGAGAGGGGAGCTGAGCAAGATGCAGACCATTGCTGAGGACTTCAAGAACAA ATATGAAGACGAGCTCAACAAGCGCACGGATGTCGAGATTGAGTTTGTGACCCTGAAGAAG AAGGCGGACACTGCCTACCTggacaaggcagagctgcaggccaggctggattcGCTCATGGAGGAGATCGACTTCCTCAGAGCCCTCTACGAAGCT gAGCTGTCCCAGATACAGAGCCAGATCTCTGACACCTCTGTTATCCTGACCATGGACAACAACCGGAGCCTTGACATGGAGGGCATCATCGCCGAGGTGAAGGCACAGTACGAGGACATCGCCAACCGGAGCCGTGCCGAGGCTGAGTCCTGGTACCAGTCCAGG TACGAGGAGCTGCAGGCCACGGCTGGCAGGCATGGGGACGACCTCCGGAACACCAAGCAGGAGATCTCGGAGCTCAACCGCCACATCCAGCGGCTCCGATCCGAGATTGACAGCGTGAAAAAACAG GTCACTGGATTGCAGACGGCCATCAATGATGCAGAACATCGTGGGGAGTTGGCCATCAAGGATGCCAAGGACAAACTGGAGGACCTGGagacagccctgcagaaagccAAGACTGACCTGGCCCGGCAGCTCCGGGAATACCAGGAGCTCATGAATGTCaagctggccctggacattgaGATCGTGACTTATAGGAAGCTGCTGGAGGGTGAGGAGTGCAG GCTCTCTGGGGAAGGTGCTGGCTCAGTGAACATCT CTGTGACCAGAAGCACTTCAGGAACGGGATATGGAGGCATGAACTGCCTGAGCTCCAGTGGTGGGCCTGGAGGTGTGGTCTGCTCTGGAATGGGAATAGgctccatctctggaagtgGATACGGCACAGGTGGCTCTTGCATGGTcggaggcagcagctccagcttcaAGTCCATCTCCACCGGCTCTTCCACCAGGGGATATTACTGA